In Chloroflexota bacterium, a single window of DNA contains:
- the secD gene encoding protein translocase subunit SecD: MQQRDVSLLIAIVLLTLVAAWVVNPNNSGIHIKAGPLVIDRDIRIHQGLDLQGGMEVFLEADPAEGQEVTTETMQVAKSIVEKRVNSLGVAEPLVQQAGGNRIIVQLPGVADPEHAISTFQQTGLLEFVDAGLTRLPVGARIKTSYHETGEVGPVVPTPVLTPTEGPSPTATATQEPTATPTATAALSPTPQADLTPTVQPTPTPAERIFHTVMTGKDLKAAVVALDDLTKKPEIHFQLTDEGAKIFAAHTAANVGRYLAIVLDGEVISCPVIETAIPEGSGRITGDFPLSEAQSIVIQLRYGALPVPLKIISTRQVGPTLGQDSIRRSTTAGIIGVIIVLTFMLVYYRLPGVLADIALVIYGLVSVSLFKLIPVTLTLPGITGFLLSVGMAVDANILIFERMKEELRRGRALKASIEAGFARAWTSIRDSNISTLITCAILWGFGSNFGASVVQGFAVTLFIGVAVSMFTAVIVTRTLMRFAFALGGERLREVHWLLGA, from the coding sequence ATGCAACAACGCGACGTTAGCCTGTTGATCGCCATCGTTCTCTTGACCTTGGTCGCCGCTTGGGTGGTGAATCCCAACAACTCGGGCATCCACATCAAAGCCGGGCCTCTGGTGATTGACCGCGATATCCGCATCCACCAGGGGCTGGATCTGCAAGGGGGCATGGAAGTGTTCCTCGAAGCAGACCCGGCCGAAGGCCAAGAGGTAACAACAGAAACGATGCAAGTGGCAAAAAGCATCGTCGAGAAACGTGTGAACAGCCTGGGTGTGGCCGAACCCCTGGTCCAGCAAGCAGGCGGCAACCGCATCATCGTCCAACTCCCCGGCGTCGCCGACCCGGAGCACGCGATATCCACCTTCCAACAGACGGGTCTCCTGGAGTTTGTGGACGCTGGCCTGACCAGGCTGCCGGTAGGCGCTCGCATCAAGACCAGTTATCACGAGACGGGGGAGGTAGGGCCTGTGGTGCCCACACCGGTCCTGACGCCTACTGAGGGCCCATCGCCCACGGCCACGGCGACCCAAGAGCCCACCGCGACCCCCACGGCCACCGCTGCGCTCTCGCCTACGCCCCAGGCCGACCTTACTCCCACGGTCCAGCCTACCCCGACGCCGGCAGAGCGCATCTTCCACACGGTTATGACCGGGAAGGATCTGAAAGCGGCCGTGGTGGCACTGGACGATCTGACCAAGAAGCCGGAGATTCATTTTCAACTCACCGATGAGGGAGCCAAGATTTTCGCTGCCCACACCGCAGCCAATGTAGGTCGCTACCTGGCCATTGTCTTGGACGGCGAGGTCATCTCCTGCCCGGTCATTGAGACCGCGATCCCCGAGGGCAGTGGCCGCATCACCGGCGATTTCCCGTTGTCCGAAGCGCAGTCCATCGTGATCCAGTTACGCTACGGTGCGTTGCCTGTGCCACTCAAGATTATCTCCACCCGCCAGGTGGGGCCTACTTTGGGTCAGGACTCGATACGCCGCAGCACTACGGCGGGCATCATCGGCGTCATCATCGTGCTCACCTTTATGCTGGTATATTATCGCCTGCCCGGTGTCTTGGCCGACATAGCCCTGGTCATCTACGGCCTGGTGAGCGTATCACTCTTCAAACTGATCCCCGTCACCCTGACCCTGCCGGGGATAACCGGGTTCCTGCTCTCCGTGGGCATGGCGGTGGATGCCAATATCCTGATCTTCGAGCGTATGAAAGAGGAATTGCGGCGTGGCCGCGCTCTCAAAGCCTCCATTGAGGCTGGCTTCGCTCGGGCGTGGACCTCCATCCGCGATTCCAACATCTCCACTCTGATCACCTGCGCGATCCTGTGGGGCTTTGGCTCGAATTTCGGGGCCAGCGTGGTGCAGGGGTTCGCCGTCACATTGTTCATCGGTGTGGCGGTGAGCATGTTCACAGCGGTCATTGTTACTCGCACGCTGATGCGCTTCGCCTTCGCCCTCGGCGGTGAGCGCCTGCGCGAGGTACATTGGCTCTTGGGCGCATGA
- a CDS encoding glycosyltransferase family 4 protein, with product MVASDKNRIGFVSTRLAGTDGVSLEVAKWVRILTGFGYECFFFAGESEWPADHSYVVPEAHFKHPEIQALNADLFDNYTRSLETSQKVQDLKSHLKKHLYEFVRQFHVDLLIAENALSLPMNVPLGLALTEFIAENYFPTVAHHHDFAWERERYAITAADDYLRAAFPPTLRSIHHVVINSFAGRQLALRTGATSTLVPNVMDFDSPPTKPDAYAADLRSALGLRPDEYLLLQPTRIVPRKRIELAIELARRLDLKCALVISHTPGDEGYAYQDYLLDYANLMGVRVILASDIMNHSRGQTEDGRKIYSMSDIYQQADLVTYPSRVEGFGNAFLETIYYRRPIVMSTYEIFKTDIQPKGFRVIGFGDFITEETVRQARAVLGDADLVAEMTEHNYELGRLYYSYRTLETRLSTLISARLRVLQQAGGYGGYKRL from the coding sequence ATGGTGGCATCGGACAAAAATCGAATCGGTTTTGTATCCACCCGCTTGGCGGGCACGGACGGTGTCTCTCTGGAAGTAGCAAAGTGGGTCCGGATATTGACTGGGTTCGGCTACGAGTGTTTCTTCTTCGCTGGCGAATCGGAATGGCCAGCCGATCACAGTTATGTGGTGCCGGAAGCACACTTCAAGCATCCCGAGATCCAAGCCCTGAACGCCGACCTGTTCGACAACTACACCCGCTCCCTGGAGACCTCCCAGAAGGTCCAGGACCTCAAGTCCCACTTGAAAAAGCACCTGTACGAATTCGTGCGTCAATTCCACGTGGATTTGCTGATCGCAGAGAACGCCCTGTCGCTGCCGATGAACGTTCCCCTGGGCCTGGCGCTCACAGAGTTCATTGCGGAGAACTACTTTCCAACTGTTGCTCACCACCACGACTTCGCCTGGGAACGAGAGCGTTACGCCATTACCGCTGCCGATGACTACTTGCGTGCCGCCTTTCCGCCCACCCTGCGGTCGATCCATCACGTGGTCATCAATTCATTCGCCGGTCGTCAGTTGGCACTTCGCACAGGGGCGACTTCTACGCTGGTACCCAACGTGATGGATTTCGATTCGCCACCGACAAAGCCAGATGCCTATGCCGCCGACCTCCGGTCAGCGCTTGGCCTCCGCCCCGATGAGTATCTGCTGCTCCAGCCGACACGGATCGTCCCCCGCAAGCGCATCGAACTCGCCATTGAATTGGCGCGCCGACTGGACCTGAAATGCGCTCTGGTGATCTCCCACACTCCTGGCGATGAGGGCTACGCCTACCAGGACTATTTGTTGGACTACGCCAATCTCATGGGCGTGCGGGTGATTTTGGCATCCGACATCATGAACCATTCCCGCGGTCAGACAGAAGATGGGCGAAAGATCTACTCTATGTCCGACATTTACCAGCAGGCTGATCTGGTTACCTATCCCTCCAGGGTAGAGGGTTTTGGCAACGCCTTTCTGGAGACTATCTACTACCGACGGCCGATCGTGATGAGCACCTACGAGATTTTCAAGACCGATATTCAGCCCAAAGGTTTCAGGGTAATCGGATTCGGCGACTTCATCACGGAGGAGACTGTTCGCCAGGCCCGCGCTGTGCTGGGCGATGCGGATTTGGTGGCCGAGATGACCGAGCACAACTACGAACTCGGTCGCCTATACTACTCATATCGCACGCTGGAAACTCGCCTGAGCACCCTCATATCCGCGCGCCTCCGAGTGCTACAGCAGGCTGGCGGGTATGGGGGATATAAGCGATTGTGA
- the secF gene encoding protein translocase subunit SecF — translation MLDIVGKRYWFFLISALVIIPGLIAMMVSMARFGTPLRLSIDFTGGALMELQFQQPVAPGDVRAVFVAHDYSDTMVQTTVDQRTVLVRSKPLDSATKVLIQDELREKFGPLTELRYEFVGPTVGREVTRSAALAVLAAAGAIIMYLIFAFRSVPNAIRYGICAVAAMIHDILVAVGVFSILGLALGWEVDALFLTAILTVIGFSVQDTIVVFDRIRENIPKCRGEPFELVVNRSLLETLHRSLATQLNAIFVLIAIFFFGGATMKQFVTVLIVGLLSGTYSSICNAVPLLVVWEKNEIGQFFARLRGRPAQA, via the coding sequence ATGTTAGATATTGTTGGCAAACGCTACTGGTTCTTCTTGATCTCTGCCCTGGTCATCATTCCCGGGCTGATTGCTATGATGGTCTCGATGGCCCGCTTCGGGACACCCCTGCGGCTGAGCATTGATTTCACCGGCGGGGCATTGATGGAACTGCAGTTCCAGCAGCCCGTCGCACCTGGGGACGTGCGAGCCGTGTTTGTAGCCCACGACTACAGTGACACAATGGTGCAGACTACTGTGGATCAGCGCACGGTGTTGGTCCGTTCCAAACCCCTGGATTCTGCGACGAAGGTGCTCATCCAAGATGAGTTACGGGAGAAGTTCGGTCCGCTGACGGAACTCCGTTATGAGTTCGTGGGCCCAACCGTAGGGCGGGAAGTGACGAGAAGCGCCGCGCTGGCGGTGCTCGCGGCTGCTGGGGCGATCATCATGTATCTGATCTTCGCTTTCCGCAGCGTGCCAAACGCCATACGCTACGGCATCTGTGCCGTGGCGGCCATGATACACGACATCCTGGTGGCCGTGGGGGTGTTCTCCATCCTGGGTTTGGCCTTGGGGTGGGAGGTGGATGCCCTTTTCCTCACCGCCATCCTGACCGTGATCGGTTTCTCCGTGCAGGATACGATTGTGGTATTCGACCGCATCCGCGAGAATATTCCCAAGTGCCGAGGGGAGCCTTTTGAGTTGGTGGTGAACCGCAGCCTGCTGGAGACATTGCACCGTTCGCTGGCCACACAACTCAATGCCATTTTCGTGTTGATCGCCATCTTTTTCTTCGGCGGGGCGACGATGAAACAATTCGTGACCGTGCTGATCGTCGGCCTGCTCAGCGGCACGTATTCCTCCATTTGCAATGCCGTGCCATTGCTCGTAGTCTGGGAGAAGAACGAGATCGGTCAATTTTTCGCCCGTCTGAGGGGCCGGCCCGCCCAGGCTTAG
- the thiI gene encoding tRNA 4-thiouridine(8) synthase ThiI, whose protein sequence is MELVLLRYGELWLKGHNRPFFLRRLRHNVRDCLKQHGVTGQIREEDSRLIVYTAEASAILPHLARIFGVTSVSAGIAVPKDLECIRAEVRRIALSQLGPEVSFRIRARRADKRFPLTSPQLEHELGAEVQDLTAAPVDLSDRAAVTIGVEIESTQAIVYSQTLPGPGGLPLNTQGRLVALVSGGIDSPIAAWLMMKRGCGIIPVHFKQNEEELAKFFEMCEVLQSYAYGWRIKPIVLDHAEVFGPVYERLRAMGEERWTCVFCKRTLLTKASEVADQHRAEGIVTGESLGQVASQTLANLRAISYGLDKPILRPLIGMDKVETMALARRIGTFDISTRKSPRCRYVPANPLTETTLPRLLEIMARLEE, encoded by the coding sequence ATGGAATTGGTACTGCTCCGTTACGGTGAACTATGGCTGAAGGGGCACAACCGTCCGTTCTTTCTCCGTCGGTTGCGGCACAACGTCCGCGATTGCCTGAAACAACACGGTGTGACCGGTCAAATTCGGGAGGAAGATAGCCGTCTCATTGTGTACACCGCCGAGGCGTCGGCCATCCTGCCACATCTGGCGCGCATCTTCGGAGTGACCTCGGTGAGCGCGGGGATTGCCGTCCCCAAGGATTTGGAGTGCATCCGTGCGGAGGTGCGCCGGATCGCGCTCTCTCAGTTGGGGCCGGAGGTCAGTTTCCGCATCCGCGCCCGGCGAGCTGACAAGAGATTTCCCCTCACTTCGCCCCAGTTGGAACACGAACTGGGGGCGGAGGTACAGGATCTCACCGCAGCGCCAGTGGACCTCTCGGATCGCGCTGCCGTTACCATTGGCGTGGAGATCGAAAGCACGCAGGCCATCGTGTACAGTCAGACGCTCCCTGGGCCGGGCGGACTGCCGCTCAACACTCAGGGCCGTCTGGTAGCCCTCGTCTCCGGCGGGATTGATTCCCCCATCGCCGCCTGGCTGATGATGAAACGCGGCTGCGGTATCATCCCGGTCCATTTCAAACAGAACGAGGAGGAACTGGCGAAGTTCTTCGAGATGTGCGAGGTGTTGCAAAGTTACGCCTACGGCTGGCGGATCAAGCCCATCGTGCTCGACCACGCCGAGGTGTTCGGGCCGGTGTACGAGCGGCTGCGGGCGATGGGCGAGGAGCGCTGGACGTGCGTTTTCTGCAAGCGCACGCTGCTAACAAAGGCCTCTGAGGTGGCCGATCAGCACCGGGCAGAGGGGATCGTTACCGGCGAGAGCCTGGGACAGGTGGCCAGCCAAACCCTGGCGAACTTGCGCGCCATCTCATACGGACTGGACAAGCCCATTCTGCGTCCGCTCATCGGCATGGACAAGGTGGAGACCATGGCCCTGGCCCGGCGCATCGGAACATTCGACATTTCCACCCGCAAATCTCCCCGTTGCCGCTACGTCCCTGCCAACCCTCTCACCGAGACGACTTTGCCCCGACTACTGGAGATTATGGCCCGACTGGAGGAGTAA